From Planctomycetia bacterium:
TGGCAGGAGGACCGGAAGAACGATATCGCCTTCCGTCAGGAATGGTACAAGGACCATCCGCTGGTCGAACTCGCCGATCACGATGAGAACGACATTCAAGACGGCGAGGACATTTTCGACGACTATGAAGATGATGAAGAGTCGACCACCGTCGTTCGTCGAAGTCCGTCTGTAGGCCGCAACGACCCGTGTCCGTGCGGCTCCGGGAAGAAGTACAAGAAGTGCTGCTACGGGAAGGATGGGTTCGAGGAGTCCGATCTCGCCGATTCGACAGGCATGAGCGAAGCTCGCCCAAACGCTTCAGCCGTCAGCTATCCTCTCGCCACCGTCGCCTACTACGGTCCTGACGACAGGGTCACGACGAAGATCGTGGTCGGCGTCTTTCCCCGAGTCGGTGCCGAGGCGATTCTCGAACGCTGGGTCGGCACGAACGTCACGAACAATCCGAAAGTCAAACGGCAGATCAAGGACTTCTTGGATAAACGTCACGTCAAGAACGTCGTCACTTCGGACGGCAACTTGGGATGTCCGCACGAGGAAGGCCAAGACTTTCCTCAAGGCGAAGATTGCCCGTTCTGTCCGTTCTGGGCGGGCAAGCAGGGAAGCAATCGACAAGGATAGATGCTGGCCCTGGCCGATTTGTCGTGACTTTAAGAGGCGGCGGCTTGCCATCGGCGGCGATGACGGACGAAGTCGTGCCGATCCATGCGACCATCAAGAGAAAGACGATTCTGGGATGAAAGCGCATAGCGTCCCATCAAGTCGTAATTGGAACATCGCAAGGAAACGAAACCTGGGACGATGTCGATTCTAGCCGATCCGTCCGGTTGGCCGGATCGAACAGTGGTCGGACCGGGTGGATTCGACCATTTCCGTGCGCTTGTTGAATTACAGCGAGCGGATGATTGCAGTCCGCCTTCGACCGATTGAAACCTGTGGCAATCGTCTTGTCGTCGGGATAGATTCCTAGGAAGGTTGCCTTGAATCCGGTTCCATCTTTTTCCGAAAGAGTTGCCTCATGGCCCGTCTCTTTTGCCTTAGTCTGGTTGCGGCTCTCGCAACTGCACTTCCAGTCCACGCTCAGACGAAAGACTCGCCTAAGAACTTCACGAACGACCTCGGGATGAAGTTCGTCTGGATTCCGCCGGGAAGTTTTCTGATGGGAAGTCCGGTAGCGGAAGAAGAACGGGGAAATAACGAGTCCCAGCACAAGGTCACGCTGACCAAGGGCTTCTACATGGGGGCGTACACCGTAACGCAGGAACAGTGGCAAGCCGTCATGGGGAACAACCCCAGCGAGTACGTGGGGGAAAAGAACTTGCCCGTTGAAAGCGTCAGTTGGGACGATTGCCAGAAGTTCATCGAGAAGTTGCGTGAGAAAGAGAAGCGGCCGTATCGTCTCCCGACCGAGGCCGAATGGGAATATGCCTGCCGTGCCGGTACGACGACGCCGTTTCACTTCGGCGAAACCATTTCCACCGATCAAGCCAATTACAACGGCAAACGTGTCTACGGCACCGGCAAGCCAGGAGTCCATCGAAAGAAGACCACTCCTGTCGGCAGCTTTTCGGCGAATGCGTTCGGCTTGTACGACATGCACGGCAATGTTTTTCAGTGGTGCCAGGACTGGTACGACGACTATCCGCCAACCGAAGTGACCGATCCGCAAGGGGCGAGTAAGGGCGAACACCGTATCATGCGTGGTGGTTGCTTGATCTTCTTTCCCGAAGGCTGCCGCTCGGCTTTTCGTTTTCGGCGGGAGCCGAGCAACCGGAAGAACAAGATCGGTCTCCGGCTCTGCATCGACTCGGAGTGACGGTTTTCATCGCCGATCGTTTCACAAGCCTAGTCGTGTCGACTTGCAAACACGATACGGTTCCCACCGAACTTGGCTGGGCTCTTATTTCCGCCAAGGGACGAGGTTGGCGTTAACCTTTTTTGCCTTACTCATAAAAAGTGAGTCGGATCGTGTCGGCGGTCATGGCAATTTCGGCACGCCCGAAGTTCCCGTTCGCATGAAAGCGTTCTTCGATAAGCACCTGCTCGGAAAAGAGGTGCCGATCTCGATCGAGCCGATCAAGCCGGGGGAACGAAAGGGCTAACCGATCGGCTTCATCTGACGGATTGCCCATC
This genomic window contains:
- a CDS encoding formylglycine-generating enzyme family protein gives rise to the protein MARLFCLSLVAALATALPVHAQTKDSPKNFTNDLGMKFVWIPPGSFLMGSPVAEEERGNNESQHKVTLTKGFYMGAYTVTQEQWQAVMGNNPSEYVGEKNLPVESVSWDDCQKFIEKLREKEKRPYRLPTEAEWEYACRAGTTTPFHFGETISTDQANYNGKRVYGTGKPGVHRKKTTPVGSFSANAFGLYDMHGNVFQWCQDWYDDYPPTEVTDPQGASKGEHRIMRGGCLIFFPEGCRSAFRFRREPSNRKNKIGLRLCIDSE